In a single window of the Streptomyces sp. NBC_00091 genome:
- a CDS encoding aminoglycoside phosphotransferase family protein, producing MPGAKMHADEVDIDEVLVGRLVAGQFPQWAGLAIEKVRSAGTDNAMYRLGEDMVVRLPRIPGSAHQIDREQRWLPLLAPRLPLAVPVPLGRGVAGEGYGFAWSVYRWLDGENLFDEPVSDLRRAAVDLGRFVAALRRVETAGAPRSFRGGPVGTADVEVRAAIRDLGADGTVDADAATAAWEEALRLPRWQGDPVWLHGDLLPGNLLGRGGRLSAVIDFGGVGVGDPACDVMVAWTLLSAESRDVFREEAAVDCATWARGRGWALRFGLTAEHYYRVSNPVLAAVGHRAAAEALADLQGR from the coding sequence ATGCCCGGCGCGAAGATGCACGCCGACGAGGTCGACATCGACGAGGTGCTCGTCGGGCGGCTGGTCGCCGGCCAGTTCCCCCAGTGGGCGGGGCTGGCGATCGAGAAGGTCCGTTCGGCGGGTACCGACAACGCGATGTACCGGCTGGGCGAGGACATGGTCGTGCGGCTGCCCCGGATTCCCGGTTCGGCGCACCAGATCGACAGGGAGCAGCGGTGGCTGCCGCTGCTCGCGCCGCGGCTGCCGCTGGCCGTGCCGGTGCCGCTGGGCAGGGGCGTCGCGGGTGAGGGGTACGGGTTCGCGTGGTCGGTGTACCGCTGGCTCGACGGGGAGAACCTCTTCGACGAGCCCGTCAGCGACCTGCGCCGAGCCGCGGTGGACCTCGGCCGGTTCGTGGCGGCGCTGCGGCGCGTGGAGACGGCGGGCGCGCCTCGGTCGTTCCGCGGCGGGCCGGTGGGGACGGCCGACGTGGAGGTGCGGGCCGCGATCAGGGACCTGGGCGCGGACGGCACGGTGGACGCGGACGCGGCGACCGCGGCGTGGGAGGAGGCCCTGCGCCTTCCGCGGTGGCAGGGCGATCCGGTGTGGCTGCACGGCGACCTGCTGCCGGGCAACCTGCTGGGCCGGGGCGGGCGGCTCAGCGCCGTCATCGACTTCGGGGGCGTGGGGGTCGGCGATCCCGCTTGTGATGTGATGGTGGCCTGGACGCTGCTGTCGGCGGAATCGCGGGACGTGTTTCGTGAGGAGGCCGCGGTGGACTGCGCGACGTGGGCCCGGGGGCGTGGCTGGGCGCTGCGTTTCGGGCTCACCGCCGAGCACTACTACCGCGTCAGCAATCCGGTGCTGGCCGCGGTCGGCCATCGGGCGGCGGCCGAGGCCCTCGCCGATCTCCAGGGCCGCTGA
- a CDS encoding MFS transporter: MEARNPRRWWILIVLCLSSLVLVVDSMALTVAVPSLTTDLGASAQDTQWILDSYILVFAGLLLTSGSLGDRFGRRRIMLIGLLLFGAASLAATYCSNPGEVIAVRVAMGVGGALIMPSTLSILITVFEEDERPKAMAAWGSVSMLGLVGSPVLGGVLIDHFSWQSIFFINVPVVALAVIAALTLMPESKGPWQKPDPLGAVLSATGITALVWWIIEIPQHGAFEGRSALTLAVAVAALVAFVVWENITASPMVPLVLFKNRNFSGGSLSLTLVQIGNGGLLLVLTQYLQFVLGYTPLKAGLAFVPLAVAALIGNGAGAALSAKVGNRPLILGGMIVMSGSFALLTTVTATTGFTVPAVALGLLGLGAGMAMPAAVGALMATIPEEKAGVGSALNDTIGQAGSALGIAILGSLLAGGFAAEMPAGTPEQAKESIAGALAVAGGDQDLVRAAREAFTTSMSTTFTISAIAILAAAVVATLVLRDNKPAAPAAPADTELVA; this comes from the coding sequence ATGGAAGCCAGGAACCCCCGCCGCTGGTGGATCCTGATCGTGCTGTGCCTGAGCTCGCTGGTCCTGGTGGTCGACTCCATGGCCCTGACCGTCGCGGTGCCGTCCCTGACCACGGACCTCGGCGCGAGCGCACAGGACACCCAGTGGATCCTCGACTCCTACATCCTGGTCTTCGCCGGGCTCCTGCTCACCTCCGGCAGCCTCGGTGACCGCTTCGGCCGGCGCCGGATCATGCTGATCGGCCTCCTGCTGTTCGGGGCGGCGTCGCTCGCCGCGACCTACTGCTCCAACCCCGGCGAAGTCATCGCCGTACGCGTCGCGATGGGCGTCGGCGGCGCGCTGATCATGCCCTCCACCCTCTCCATCCTCATCACCGTCTTCGAGGAGGACGAACGGCCCAAGGCGATGGCGGCCTGGGGGTCGGTCTCCATGCTCGGCCTGGTCGGCAGCCCCGTCCTCGGCGGTGTCCTGATCGACCACTTCTCCTGGCAGTCGATCTTCTTCATCAACGTGCCGGTCGTCGCCCTGGCCGTGATCGCCGCCCTCACCCTGATGCCGGAGTCCAAGGGCCCCTGGCAGAAGCCCGACCCGCTGGGCGCCGTCCTCTCCGCCACCGGCATCACCGCCCTGGTCTGGTGGATCATCGAGATCCCGCAGCACGGCGCCTTCGAGGGCCGCTCCGCGCTCACCCTGGCCGTCGCCGTGGCCGCCCTCGTCGCCTTCGTGGTCTGGGAGAACATCACCGCCTCCCCGATGGTCCCGCTGGTCCTCTTCAAGAACCGCAACTTCAGCGGCGGTTCGCTCTCCCTGACCCTCGTCCAGATCGGCAACGGCGGCCTGCTGCTGGTCCTGACCCAGTACCTGCAGTTCGTCCTCGGCTACACGCCCCTCAAGGCGGGCCTGGCCTTCGTACCGCTGGCCGTGGCCGCCCTGATCGGCAATGGCGCCGGCGCCGCCCTCTCCGCCAAGGTCGGCAACCGCCCCCTGATCCTGGGCGGCATGATCGTGATGTCCGGCTCCTTCGCCCTGCTGACCACCGTCACGGCCACCACCGGCTTCACCGTCCCCGCCGTCGCCCTGGGCCTGCTCGGCCTCGGCGCGGGCATGGCCATGCCGGCCGCCGTCGGCGCCCTCATGGCCACCATCCCCGAGGAGAAGGCGGGCGTCGGCTCGGCCCTCAACGACACCATCGGACAGGCCGGCAGCGCCCTCGGCATCGCGATCCTCGGCTCGCTCCTCGCCGGCGGCTTCGCCGCCGAGATGCCGGCCGGCACGCCCGAACAGGCCAAGGAGTCCATCGCCGGCGCCCTGGCCGTCGCCGGCGGCGACCAGGACCTGGTCCGCGCGGCCCGCGAGGCCTTCACCACCTCGATGTCGACCACCTTCACCATCAGCGCGATCGCCATCCTGGCCGCCGCCGTCGTGGCCACCCTGGTCCTGCGCGACAACAAGCCGGCCGCCCCGGCGGCGCCCGCCGACACCGAACTCGTCGCCTGA
- a CDS encoding aminotransferase class IV yields MTTGLAGAGEGGERVLLYGPGGLVEGEAAGELAVADSWLVEEGRVRELPAHWRRFGAGVAEAGGPDLEGFPEAVARALPRRGCWFPRVELVGGRLQLRVRVAPARTDAVRLWAGGDDPRRTPRRKGPDLGALGKLRARAVAAGADDALLVSDDGVVLETATASLVWWEGDVLCVVDPGLPVLAGVTVAWVVRRAGGLGIAVRRSRVRAAELSGREVWVTNALHGLRPVTGWVGADVAVGPAPRVQEWRAAWAAAAEPLPR; encoded by the coding sequence ATGACAACGGGGTTGGCGGGTGCCGGTGAAGGCGGGGAGCGGGTCCTCCTGTACGGGCCGGGAGGGCTCGTGGAGGGCGAGGCGGCCGGGGAGTTGGCGGTGGCCGACTCCTGGCTCGTCGAGGAGGGGCGGGTACGGGAACTGCCCGCGCACTGGCGGCGGTTCGGCGCGGGCGTGGCCGAGGCGGGCGGGCCCGACCTTGAGGGTTTCCCGGAGGCCGTCGCCCGGGCGCTGCCCCGGCGGGGGTGCTGGTTCCCCCGGGTGGAGCTGGTGGGTGGACGGTTGCAGCTGCGGGTGCGGGTGGCGCCGGCGCGGACGGACGCGGTACGGCTGTGGGCCGGGGGCGACGATCCGCGGCGCACGCCCCGGCGCAAGGGGCCTGACCTGGGGGCGCTGGGGAAGCTGCGGGCCCGGGCCGTCGCGGCGGGCGCCGACGACGCGCTGCTCGTCTCCGACGACGGGGTCGTGCTGGAGACCGCCACGGCGAGCCTGGTGTGGTGGGAGGGGGACGTGCTGTGCGTGGTCGATCCCGGGCTGCCGGTCCTGGCGGGGGTGACCGTGGCGTGGGTGGTGCGGCGCGCCGGCGGGCTGGGGATCGCGGTGCGGCGCAGCCGGGTGCGGGCGGCGGAGCTGAGCGGGCGCGAGGTGTGGGTCACCAACGCGCTGCACGGGCTGCGGCCGGTCACCGGGTGGGTGGGGGCCGACGTGGCCGTCGGCCCCGCACCGCGGGTTCAGGAGTGGCGGGCCGCCTGGGCGGCGGCCGCTGAACCCCTGCCGCGGTAG